In Macadamia integrifolia cultivar HAES 741 chromosome 12, SCU_Mint_v3, whole genome shotgun sequence, the following are encoded in one genomic region:
- the LOC122057196 gene encoding auxin-responsive protein SAUR50-like: MAKSRILSRKKNGIVKLKFVVEKLQKSFSLPRKSAFHFDKLEEMGDSSPVPEDVKEGHFAVIAHDHGEPKRFVVALSYLTHPAFLRLLEQAAEEFGFDQEGTLTIPCRSTELERILTGHWEKEVNNGSVHRMSSKTMG, from the coding sequence ATGGCTAAGTCTAGAATCCTTAGTAGGAAGAAGAATGGCATTGTAAAGCTCAAGTTTGTAGTAGAGAAGCTACAAAAGAGCTTCTCACTGCCTAGGAAATCAGCTTTCCATTTTGATAAGCTTGAAGAAATGGGTGACTCATCGCCGGTGCCGGAAGATGTGAAGGAAGGTCACTTCGCGGTGATTGCACACGACCACGGTGAACCCAAGCGGTTCGTCGTGGCATTAAGTTACTTAACGCATCCGGCGTTTTTAAGGCTATTAGAACAAGCGGCGGAGGAGTTTGGTTTCGATCAAGAGGGTACGCTTACCATCCCTTGCCGGTCGACAGAGCTGGAGAGAATACTAACCGGACATTGGGAGAAGGAAGTTAATAATGGCAGTGTCCATAGGATGTCCAGTAAAActatgggttga
- the LOC122057154 gene encoding auxin-induced protein X10A-like, whose translation MNEMAKGSREILRKGGLVILRIIMEKLKRSLSLPLIRRWDDDYEELGSSMEVPQDVKEGQFVVFAVDGGETKRFVVDLGYLTHPEFLRMLQQAEEEFGFEQHGAIAVPCRPDDLQRILEDQRKDSGGARGEVVVP comes from the coding sequence ATGAATGAGATGGCCAAGGGTTCTAGAGAGATTTTGAGGAAGGGAGGACTGGTAATCCTCAGGATTATCATGGAGAAGCTAAAAAGGAGtctctctctcccactaataagaAGATGGGATGATGATTATGAAGAATTGGGTTCTTCCATGGAGGTGCCACAAGATGTGAAGGAAGGTCAGTTTGTGGTGTTTGCAGTGGATGGTGGTGAGACAAAGAGGTTTGTTGTTGATCTGGGTTACTTGACTCACCCAGAGTTCTTGAGGATGTTGCAGCAAGCAGAGGAGGAATTTGGGTTCGAACAACACGGCGCGATCGCCGTCCCTTGCCGGCCTGATGATCTCCAAAGAATTCTTGAAGACCAGAGAAAGGATAGTGGTGGTGCTAGAGGGGAAGTAGTAGTTCCTTGA